A single window of Rhodothermia bacterium DNA harbors:
- a CDS encoding D-2-hydroxyacid dehydrogenase, which yields MPKIVVLDGFTLNPGDLSWEKLKALGETTVYDRTASHEVEERSLCAEILITNKVRLDAALIERLPHLKAIMVSATGHDVVDGFAASKRNIPVCNVAGYGPDAVAQHTFALLLALINRVGEYQNDVQAGGWSQRGDWCYYLYFPVELAGKTIGLVGFGEIAQRVAKIAIGFGMKVIAYTPNPKPHPNVSFTTLETVFKESDVVSLHCPITPENRMMVNTDRLAMMKQSAVLINTARGGLVDEEALKFALIQKIIAGAALDVLAQEPPPLDHPLFGMDHCIITPHIAWAAHETRKRLLHLMVKNIRSFLAGKPINVVNGV from the coding sequence ATGCCCAAAATTGTAGTACTGGATGGCTTCACCCTTAACCCCGGAGACCTCTCGTGGGAAAAGCTCAAAGCGTTGGGTGAAACCACTGTTTATGACCGCACCGCGTCCCATGAAGTGGAGGAACGTAGCCTTTGCGCGGAAATTCTCATCACAAACAAAGTGCGGCTTGATGCGGCTCTTATCGAAAGATTGCCTCATCTGAAAGCTATAATGGTGTCCGCAACAGGACACGATGTGGTGGATGGCTTTGCAGCAAGCAAACGAAACATTCCGGTATGTAATGTGGCCGGATATGGGCCGGATGCCGTAGCACAACATACCTTCGCCCTTTTGCTCGCCCTGATCAATCGGGTGGGGGAATACCAGAATGACGTGCAAGCCGGTGGTTGGTCACAACGAGGCGATTGGTGTTATTATCTCTATTTTCCCGTCGAATTGGCAGGTAAAACGATAGGATTGGTCGGATTTGGTGAAATTGCGCAACGTGTTGCAAAAATTGCAATAGGGTTTGGTATGAAGGTCATTGCTTATACCCCCAATCCTAAGCCGCACCCGAATGTGTCCTTTACCACGCTGGAGACCGTCTTTAAAGAAAGCGATGTTGTTAGCCTACATTGCCCAATAACACCGGAAAACCGAATGATGGTGAATACAGATCGGCTTGCAATGATGAAGCAAAGTGCTGTTCTAATTAATACCGCACGCGGAGGGCTGGTGGACGAGGAGGCCTTAAAATTTGCTTTGATCCAAAAAATAATTGCTGGAGCGGCCTTAGATGTGCTGGCCCAAGAACCGCCGCCATTGGATCATCCTTTGTTTGGAATGGATCATTGCATCATTACCCCACATATCGCATGGGCAGCCCATGAAACCCGTAAACGATTGCTCCATTTGATGGTAAAAAATATCCGATCTTTTTTGGCCGGAAAGCCTATAAATGTGGTAAATGGCGTATGA
- the modA gene encoding molybdate ABC transporter substrate-binding protein — MIVLFTGCHPGEKPETLTVSAAASLGEVLKTLVQTYNAENPHLQIRLNVGGSGMLARQIEAGANVDVFISADVAWARYLVKKQKTTFIDSTTLGNRMAVYAQDPSLNLNEAKRLALADPRSVPAGRYAKEALQCMGVWNKVSAKIIPVQDVKAVIRTIQNGAADLGFAYATDATPELVELNLIPKNCLPEIRYGITSTIKGWPFVQFITSEKAHKVLVKKGFRVLGENVF; from the coding sequence ATGATCGTTTTATTCACTGGATGCCATCCAGGTGAAAAGCCGGAAACCCTTACCGTGTCCGCAGCGGCTTCCCTCGGTGAGGTCCTGAAAACATTGGTTCAAACTTATAACGCCGAAAACCCCCATCTGCAAATTCGTTTAAATGTGGGAGGGAGCGGGATGTTGGCCCGTCAGATTGAGGCTGGTGCAAACGTAGATGTTTTTATCTCGGCAGATGTGGCTTGGGCACGTTACTTGGTGAAAAAACAAAAAACAACCTTTATTGACTCGACCACTTTGGGAAACAGAATGGCCGTATATGCACAGGATCCATCCTTAAACCTAAATGAGGCCAAGCGATTAGCCTTAGCAGATCCTCGTTCTGTGCCTGCCGGACGATATGCAAAGGAAGCTCTACAGTGCATGGGCGTTTGGAATAAAGTTTCTGCAAAGATAATCCCTGTACAAGACGTGAAAGCGGTTATTCGTACCATACAAAATGGGGCCGCTGATCTTGGTTTTGCATATGCCACGGATGCAACGCCAGAGTTGGTAGAACTAAACCTCATTCCGAAGAACTGCCTTCCCGAAATCCGTTATGGCATAACCAGTACAATAAAAGGATGGCCTTTTGTACAATTTATAACATCAGAAAAAGCTCATAAGGTACTTGTAAAAAAAGGATTTAGGGTGCTTGGTGAAAATGTGTTTTGA
- a CDS encoding ABC transporter permease subunit, giving the protein MLGSELPEIILRSLWVAALAVGLGLVPATMLAFRLSREQNLILAILEYLLYVPLVFPPVVIGWLLLQIEILQFNVLGAVVAACVVSFPLLTQTLRAAFDQIDPRLEEAIKMDGGGKWQVFRFLYVPLVLPGLAAGAVLAFARALGEFGATIVVAGNIPGVTETIPLAIYAALQRPDGDEMLFPLLVTCLALSATSVLAHSLLRMFSRKRL; this is encoded by the coding sequence ATGCTCGGAAGTGAATTGCCAGAAATCATCCTGCGGTCATTATGGGTTGCAGCTCTTGCAGTTGGGCTTGGTTTAGTTCCGGCTACGATGCTCGCTTTTCGCCTATCTCGTGAGCAAAACCTAATCCTTGCCATATTGGAGTACCTTTTGTACGTGCCATTGGTCTTTCCTCCAGTGGTGATCGGATGGCTGTTGCTGCAAATAGAAATATTGCAGTTTAATGTCTTGGGGGCTGTGGTTGCTGCATGTGTGGTTTCCTTCCCACTACTTACGCAGACGCTCAGAGCCGCATTTGACCAAATTGATCCGCGTTTAGAAGAGGCTATAAAAATGGATGGTGGCGGGAAATGGCAGGTTTTTAGGTTTTTATATGTACCTTTGGTCTTGCCCGGATTGGCGGCAGGTGCTGTTTTGGCCTTTGCAAGGGCATTGGGTGAGTTTGGCGCAACCATCGTGGTAGCCGGAAATATTCCCGGAGTCACAGAAACGATCCCTTTGGCCATTTATGCCGCACTTCAAAGACCAGATGGCGATGAAATGCTCTTTCCTTTGTTGGTTACGTGTTTGGCTTTGTCTGCAACTTCGGTACTGGCCCATTCCCTCCTAAGAATGTTTTCGCGTAAGAGATTGTAA
- a CDS encoding T9SS type A sorting domain-containing protein, whose translation MKNKQLLFCIILFPFYAQAQIAWKNLGQPQGLIVPCSFYTDSKKLVSCGLTHGDAIINYSYLSPDLGTSWESVLGSKKNEDIKYSTFISTETEHLKRDKTGNVVKSGTALADVTLGYIKVLDKDFNVKSNFYMADRTYIWDFDISPENEIWIATNKGLLRSNDENKSYQTVSFANINTTAITFTDKGEIWIATEDGVFRSLNQGKDWKQVSAFYTDSDILYFDQINRQILVINNTSTQWGFGNNKQGDIEYARFSEEGVLIGSTVFKSNYVYDVLSETNKHLYLATQSGLWDSQNQGESFVNTTVQVPTYHILKAENQLFASTLNGIYGTSTSDVSWAKKGISGLDITSLAANNTLLFAKADNNVSGLFYSDDHGVSWKENNSIISGYGNVATINDLVCLNIQSGTWCSEDNGVTGKIVTKLNGNIYLPSPETWYIQENDKIWISKDQGINWTERALPVSSSFNKAIIPNETSIFISGLEGTFQSKNQGLTWEKLPFHCSPTCSISASNRNGVLVMSNGLKQHYYTKNYGVSWEKFTLPEHTIAEEIAISPSGQVAVATPDNILLAVDFNTWSPSVDETSVMKDTYGGVNALYFDDKNFLYVGIKGNSLFRSQFPVSLVANEPETIPTQLTLFQNYPNPFNPATTINFTLPQPQNVHLEVFNVLGRSVHVLANHPFEAGRHEVMFDAKDLPSGIYVYRLKAGNTVITKKMNLIK comes from the coding sequence ATGAAAAACAAACAATTACTTTTTTGCATCATCCTTTTTCCTTTTTATGCACAGGCACAAATAGCATGGAAGAATTTAGGACAACCACAAGGCTTAATTGTCCCATGTTCCTTTTATACCGATAGCAAAAAACTCGTTTCTTGTGGACTTACCCACGGGGATGCGATCATAAACTATTCTTATCTTTCACCTGATTTAGGAACAAGTTGGGAATCGGTATTGGGGAGCAAAAAAAACGAAGATATTAAATACTCAACCTTTATAAGTACCGAGACAGAACACTTAAAAAGGGATAAAACTGGAAATGTTGTAAAAAGTGGTACGGCTTTAGCAGATGTTACGTTAGGATATATTAAAGTTCTTGATAAAGACTTTAATGTAAAGTCCAATTTTTATATGGCTGATAGAACCTATATTTGGGACTTCGACATTTCACCCGAAAATGAAATCTGGATTGCTACAAATAAGGGTCTCTTACGTTCTAATGACGAAAATAAGAGTTATCAAACGGTATCATTTGCGAATATAAACACTACAGCAATTACATTCACGGACAAAGGCGAAATCTGGATCGCTACCGAAGATGGTGTTTTTAGGTCGCTAAATCAAGGTAAAGATTGGAAACAAGTCAGTGCTTTTTACACCGATTCGGATATTTTATATTTCGACCAAATAAATAGGCAAATTTTGGTGATAAACAACACGAGCACGCAATGGGGATTCGGTAATAACAAACAAGGTGATATTGAATATGCCCGATTTTCAGAAGAAGGGGTGCTCATTGGAAGCACCGTTTTCAAAAGCAATTATGTGTATGATGTGCTGTCTGAAACAAATAAGCATCTGTATTTGGCAACTCAATCGGGTTTATGGGATTCTCAAAACCAAGGAGAAAGTTTCGTTAATACCACTGTTCAAGTACCAACCTATCATATTTTAAAGGCTGAGAACCAACTTTTTGCTTCTACACTAAATGGAATTTATGGAACCTCCACAAGCGATGTATCATGGGCAAAGAAAGGTATTTCTGGTCTTGATATCACCTCTCTGGCTGCTAATAATACCCTTTTATTTGCGAAAGCGGACAATAATGTATCCGGGCTTTTTTATTCAGACGATCATGGCGTTTCATGGAAAGAAAATAATAGCATTATTTCTGGATATGGCAACGTCGCAACAATCAACGACCTTGTTTGTTTAAATATTCAATCGGGTACTTGGTGTTCGGAGGACAATGGCGTCACAGGGAAAATTGTTACCAAATTAAATGGAAACATTTATTTACCTTCACCTGAAACGTGGTACATACAAGAAAATGATAAAATTTGGATCAGTAAGGATCAAGGTATAAATTGGACAGAAAGAGCCTTGCCTGTCTCCAGTAGTTTTAATAAAGCCATTATTCCAAATGAAACCTCCATTTTCATTTCTGGGCTTGAAGGCACGTTTCAATCTAAAAATCAAGGTTTAACATGGGAAAAATTACCTTTTCATTGTTCTCCAACATGCTCTATTTCGGCGAGTAATCGCAATGGCGTATTGGTAATGTCTAATGGATTGAAACAGCATTATTATACAAAGAATTATGGTGTGTCATGGGAAAAATTTACTCTGCCTGAGCATACAATTGCAGAAGAAATTGCAATAAGCCCAAGTGGACAAGTCGCAGTCGCAACTCCAGATAATATCTTATTGGCAGTAGATTTTAATACATGGTCGCCTTCCGTTGATGAAACGTCCGTAATGAAAGATACTTATGGAGGTGTTAACGCTCTTTATTTTGATGACAAAAATTTTCTTTATGTAGGAATTAAAGGCAATAGCTTATTTCGAAGCCAATTTCCAGTTTCACTTGTCGCCAACGAGCCAGAAACCATTCCTACTCAACTCACTTTGTTTCAAAACTATCCGAATCCATTCAATCCCGCCACCACCATCAACTTCACGTTGCCACAACCCCAAAACGTACACCTCGAAGTGTTCAATGTACTTGGCCGATCTGTTCATGTCTTGGCAAATCACCCCTTCGAGGCAGGTCGCCACGAAGTCATGTTCGATGCCAAAGACCTTCCGAGTGGTATCTATGTCTATCGTCTCAAGGCGGGCAATACCGTCATCACCAAGAAGATGAATCTCATTAAATAA